A single Anopheles funestus chromosome 2RL, idAnoFuneDA-416_04, whole genome shotgun sequence DNA region contains:
- the LOC125763441 gene encoding uncharacterized protein LOC125763441 isoform X2: MPHVISRILLLNLVFFVLCISDCIVSEPYTERLRIFGPRIVPEYSALALECEAAVHDVQNESVNWYFSDNMNPLNTNMLNTTINGKSVLQIKSVLRQQTNIFYCCLGNSTTICATHSVIVLYTTLDQHIMRLNDASGVLLLTQSPESPPKQYSHLGFALCLRYRWQLENVEIISSFDTVASDSFYNDSIEEENDDKHLWKHIYYNVEYNALNGNRFFEIKFTNNVSHTTYYLYLSLNGAVNCYATRHDSALLTRVFYIAGKPKPKMDDMIFLSDAEMIELRCWGIAIPVPKVTISFTPCPSLEWNNCNKSTVTLAESISYSSSTCFFNESVQVPGQYLTSGIVHCTATNTEGTSCTRSKLLQRNQRDVMMLLKLRPSTVIYTGDSITVQCFVDRYNFTNSFTFRAKNERHKVLGQQDNFNWVANFTVNNLTIHDNEIECQSMHNNGTLVKKVLNFTIVRPYINAQQTVRHVIAKSDIPLLLTCNATGRPVLQYRWLKNDLQLPNTNFMIVINASEDDEFDCYASNRAGEVRLRWVISNSTQASIDFTYQLAQAVTLFLVVTMGLVWCYFIAEELCTLIKLQRAIRNRELYPYY, translated from the exons ATGCCTCATGTTATTAGCCGAATCCTGCTGTTAAATCTTGTGTTCTTCGTGTTGTGTATCAGTGACTGTATCG TGTCCGAGCCCTATACTGAGCGGCTCCGCATCTTTGGTCCGCGAATTGTGCCAGAGTACAGCGCACTGGCGTTGGAATGTGAAGCTGCAGTACATGATGTCCAAAACGAAAGCGTAAATTGGTACTTTTCGGACAACATGAATCCT cTAAATACAAACATGCTGAACACAACAATCAATGGGAAAAGTGTACTACAAATCAAGTCCGTGTTGAGACAACAGACTAACATATTTTACTGTTGTTTGGGAAATTCTACAACCATTTGTGCTACACACAGCGTGATCGTTCTATATACAACATTAGATCAACATATAATGCGCCTCAACGATGCAAGCGGTGTTCTTTTGCTCACCCAATCCCCAGAAAGTCCACCAAAGCAATATAGCCATTTAggttttgctttatgtttgCGTTACAGATGGCAGTTGGAAAATGTAGAAATCATTTCCTCCTTCGACACCGTCGCTTCCGATAGTTTTTATAACGACTCTATCGAAGAGGAGAATGATGACAAGCATCTATGGAAGCACATTTATTACAACGTGGAATATAATGCACTTAACGGCAATCGATTTTTTGAGATCAAATTTACTAACAACGTGTCCCACACAACATATTATTTGTATCTTTCTTTAAACGGTGCAGTGAACTGTTATGCTACTAGGCATGATAGTGCATTACTTACACGTGTATTTTACATTGCAGGAAAACCTAAACCGAAAATGGATGATATGATATTTTTATCAGACGCGGAAATGATCGAATTACGATGTTGGGGTATAGCAATTCCTGTGCCAAAAGTGACCATTTCCTTCACACCATGTCCATCGCTTGAGTGGAACAACTGCAACAAATCAACGGTGACTCTAGCGGAG TCAATCtcctacagcagcagcacgtgctttttcaatgaaagtgTGCAAGTACCCGGTCAATATTTAACATCCGGAATAGTGCACTGCACAGCTACAAATACCGAAGGTACCTCCTGCACGCGTTCTAAACTGTTACAACGCAACCAGCGAGACGTCATGATGTTGTTAAAGTTACGTCCGAGCACCGTGATCTATACTGGCGATTCAATCACCGTCCAATGCTTCGTAGATCGTTACAACTTCACCAACAGTTTCACATTCCGTGCCAAAAATGAACGACATAAAGTGCTGGGACAGCAAGACAATTTCAATTGGGTGGCAAATTTCACGGTCAATAATCTTACTATACACGACAACGAAATAGAATGCCAATCGATGCATAACAATGGTACTTTGGTAaagaaagttttaaattttacaattgtACGACCGTATATAAATGCTCAGCAAACGGTGAGACATGTAATAGCTAAATCGGACATACCACTGCTTCTGACCTGTAATGCAACCGGTAGGCCTGTGCTACAGTATCGGTGGTTAAAAAATGACCTTCAACTTCCCAACACAAACTTTATGATTGTGATAAATGCATCAGAAGATGATGAGTTTGATTGCTACGCCAGTAACAGAGCAGGAGAGGTCAGGCTAAGGTGGGTAATATCAAATTCTACTCAAGCTAGTATCGACTTCACTTATCAATTAGCACAGGCAGTTACGCTATTCCTAGTAGTGACAATGGGTCTCGTTTGGTGTTATTTTATAGCTGAAGAGCTATGTACACTTATTAAACTTCAAAGAGCCATCAGGAATCGTGAACTATATCCGTATTACTAG
- the LOC125763441 gene encoding uncharacterized protein LOC125763441 isoform X1, whose protein sequence is MPHVISRILLLNLVFFVLCISDCIVSEPYTERLRIFGPRIVPEYSALALECEAAVHDVQNESVNWYFSDNMNPVKLNTNMLNTTINGKSVLQIKSVLRQQTNIFYCCLGNSTTICATHSVIVLYTTLDQHIMRLNDASGVLLLTQSPESPPKQYSHLGFALCLRYRWQLENVEIISSFDTVASDSFYNDSIEEENDDKHLWKHIYYNVEYNALNGNRFFEIKFTNNVSHTTYYLYLSLNGAVNCYATRHDSALLTRVFYIAGKPKPKMDDMIFLSDAEMIELRCWGIAIPVPKVTISFTPCPSLEWNNCNKSTVTLAESISYSSSTCFFNESVQVPGQYLTSGIVHCTATNTEGTSCTRSKLLQRNQRDVMMLLKLRPSTVIYTGDSITVQCFVDRYNFTNSFTFRAKNERHKVLGQQDNFNWVANFTVNNLTIHDNEIECQSMHNNGTLVKKVLNFTIVRPYINAQQTVRHVIAKSDIPLLLTCNATGRPVLQYRWLKNDLQLPNTNFMIVINASEDDEFDCYASNRAGEVRLRWVISNSTQASIDFTYQLAQAVTLFLVVTMGLVWCYFIAEELCTLIKLQRAIRNRELYPYY, encoded by the exons ATGCCTCATGTTATTAGCCGAATCCTGCTGTTAAATCTTGTGTTCTTCGTGTTGTGTATCAGTGACTGTATCG TGTCCGAGCCCTATACTGAGCGGCTCCGCATCTTTGGTCCGCGAATTGTGCCAGAGTACAGCGCACTGGCGTTGGAATGTGAAGCTGCAGTACATGATGTCCAAAACGAAAGCGTAAATTGGTACTTTTCGGACAACATGAATCCTGTAAAA cTAAATACAAACATGCTGAACACAACAATCAATGGGAAAAGTGTACTACAAATCAAGTCCGTGTTGAGACAACAGACTAACATATTTTACTGTTGTTTGGGAAATTCTACAACCATTTGTGCTACACACAGCGTGATCGTTCTATATACAACATTAGATCAACATATAATGCGCCTCAACGATGCAAGCGGTGTTCTTTTGCTCACCCAATCCCCAGAAAGTCCACCAAAGCAATATAGCCATTTAggttttgctttatgtttgCGTTACAGATGGCAGTTGGAAAATGTAGAAATCATTTCCTCCTTCGACACCGTCGCTTCCGATAGTTTTTATAACGACTCTATCGAAGAGGAGAATGATGACAAGCATCTATGGAAGCACATTTATTACAACGTGGAATATAATGCACTTAACGGCAATCGATTTTTTGAGATCAAATTTACTAACAACGTGTCCCACACAACATATTATTTGTATCTTTCTTTAAACGGTGCAGTGAACTGTTATGCTACTAGGCATGATAGTGCATTACTTACACGTGTATTTTACATTGCAGGAAAACCTAAACCGAAAATGGATGATATGATATTTTTATCAGACGCGGAAATGATCGAATTACGATGTTGGGGTATAGCAATTCCTGTGCCAAAAGTGACCATTTCCTTCACACCATGTCCATCGCTTGAGTGGAACAACTGCAACAAATCAACGGTGACTCTAGCGGAG TCAATCtcctacagcagcagcacgtgctttttcaatgaaagtgTGCAAGTACCCGGTCAATATTTAACATCCGGAATAGTGCACTGCACAGCTACAAATACCGAAGGTACCTCCTGCACGCGTTCTAAACTGTTACAACGCAACCAGCGAGACGTCATGATGTTGTTAAAGTTACGTCCGAGCACCGTGATCTATACTGGCGATTCAATCACCGTCCAATGCTTCGTAGATCGTTACAACTTCACCAACAGTTTCACATTCCGTGCCAAAAATGAACGACATAAAGTGCTGGGACAGCAAGACAATTTCAATTGGGTGGCAAATTTCACGGTCAATAATCTTACTATACACGACAACGAAATAGAATGCCAATCGATGCATAACAATGGTACTTTGGTAaagaaagttttaaattttacaattgtACGACCGTATATAAATGCTCAGCAAACGGTGAGACATGTAATAGCTAAATCGGACATACCACTGCTTCTGACCTGTAATGCAACCGGTAGGCCTGTGCTACAGTATCGGTGGTTAAAAAATGACCTTCAACTTCCCAACACAAACTTTATGATTGTGATAAATGCATCAGAAGATGATGAGTTTGATTGCTACGCCAGTAACAGAGCAGGAGAGGTCAGGCTAAGGTGGGTAATATCAAATTCTACTCAAGCTAGTATCGACTTCACTTATCAATTAGCACAGGCAGTTACGCTATTCCTAGTAGTGACAATGGGTCTCGTTTGGTGTTATTTTATAGCTGAAGAGCTATGTACACTTATTAAACTTCAAAGAGCCATCAGGAATCGTGAACTATATCCGTATTACTAG
- the LOC125763441 gene encoding uncharacterized protein LOC125763441 isoform X3, giving the protein MPHVISRILLLNLVFFVLCISDCIVSEPYTERLRIFGPRIVPEYSALALECEAAVHDVQNESVNWYFSDNMNPVKLNTNMLNTTINGKSVLQIKSVLRQQTNIFYCCLGNSTTICATHSVIVLYTTLDQHIMRLNDASGVLLLTQSPESPPKQYSHLGFALCLRYRWQLENVEIISSFDTVASDSFYNDSIEEENDDKHLWKHIYYNVEYNALNGNRFFEIKFTNNVSHTTYYLYLSLNGKPKPKMDDMIFLSDAEMIELRCWGIAIPVPKVTISFTPCPSLEWNNCNKSTVTLAESISYSSSTCFFNESVQVPGQYLTSGIVHCTATNTEGTSCTRSKLLQRNQRDVMMLLKLRPSTVIYTGDSITVQCFVDRYNFTNSFTFRAKNERHKVLGQQDNFNWVANFTVNNLTIHDNEIECQSMHNNGTLVKKVLNFTIVRPYINAQQTVRHVIAKSDIPLLLTCNATGRPVLQYRWLKNDLQLPNTNFMIVINASEDDEFDCYASNRAGEVRLRWVISNSTQASIDFTYQLAQAVTLFLVVTMGLVWCYFIAEELCTLIKLQRAIRNRELYPYY; this is encoded by the exons ATGCCTCATGTTATTAGCCGAATCCTGCTGTTAAATCTTGTGTTCTTCGTGTTGTGTATCAGTGACTGTATCG TGTCCGAGCCCTATACTGAGCGGCTCCGCATCTTTGGTCCGCGAATTGTGCCAGAGTACAGCGCACTGGCGTTGGAATGTGAAGCTGCAGTACATGATGTCCAAAACGAAAGCGTAAATTGGTACTTTTCGGACAACATGAATCCTGTAAAA cTAAATACAAACATGCTGAACACAACAATCAATGGGAAAAGTGTACTACAAATCAAGTCCGTGTTGAGACAACAGACTAACATATTTTACTGTTGTTTGGGAAATTCTACAACCATTTGTGCTACACACAGCGTGATCGTTCTATATACAACATTAGATCAACATATAATGCGCCTCAACGATGCAAGCGGTGTTCTTTTGCTCACCCAATCCCCAGAAAGTCCACCAAAGCAATATAGCCATTTAggttttgctttatgtttgCGTTACAGATGGCAGTTGGAAAATGTAGAAATCATTTCCTCCTTCGACACCGTCGCTTCCGATAGTTTTTATAACGACTCTATCGAAGAGGAGAATGATGACAAGCATCTATGGAAGCACATTTATTACAACGTGGAATATAATGCACTTAACGGCAATCGATTTTTTGAGATCAAATTTACTAACAACGTGTCCCACACAACATATTATTTGTATCTTTCTTTAAACG GAAAACCTAAACCGAAAATGGATGATATGATATTTTTATCAGACGCGGAAATGATCGAATTACGATGTTGGGGTATAGCAATTCCTGTGCCAAAAGTGACCATTTCCTTCACACCATGTCCATCGCTTGAGTGGAACAACTGCAACAAATCAACGGTGACTCTAGCGGAG TCAATCtcctacagcagcagcacgtgctttttcaatgaaagtgTGCAAGTACCCGGTCAATATTTAACATCCGGAATAGTGCACTGCACAGCTACAAATACCGAAGGTACCTCCTGCACGCGTTCTAAACTGTTACAACGCAACCAGCGAGACGTCATGATGTTGTTAAAGTTACGTCCGAGCACCGTGATCTATACTGGCGATTCAATCACCGTCCAATGCTTCGTAGATCGTTACAACTTCACCAACAGTTTCACATTCCGTGCCAAAAATGAACGACATAAAGTGCTGGGACAGCAAGACAATTTCAATTGGGTGGCAAATTTCACGGTCAATAATCTTACTATACACGACAACGAAATAGAATGCCAATCGATGCATAACAATGGTACTTTGGTAaagaaagttttaaattttacaattgtACGACCGTATATAAATGCTCAGCAAACGGTGAGACATGTAATAGCTAAATCGGACATACCACTGCTTCTGACCTGTAATGCAACCGGTAGGCCTGTGCTACAGTATCGGTGGTTAAAAAATGACCTTCAACTTCCCAACACAAACTTTATGATTGTGATAAATGCATCAGAAGATGATGAGTTTGATTGCTACGCCAGTAACAGAGCAGGAGAGGTCAGGCTAAGGTGGGTAATATCAAATTCTACTCAAGCTAGTATCGACTTCACTTATCAATTAGCACAGGCAGTTACGCTATTCCTAGTAGTGACAATGGGTCTCGTTTGGTGTTATTTTATAGCTGAAGAGCTATGTACACTTATTAAACTTCAAAGAGCCATCAGGAATCGTGAACTATATCCGTATTACTAG